One stretch of Streptomyces sp. NBC_00443 DNA includes these proteins:
- a CDS encoding asparaginase, producing the protein MYSSSMADAPLVREPLHAPVAHLIRGGMIEGTHYGSVVVLGADGKVDFQLGDIEAAFYPRSALKPVQAVAMVRAGLPLDGELLSLTAASHSGEERHLAGTRRILELAGLTEDHLRNVPDMPFDPVVRDAWVREGRLPSRLAQNCSGKHAAMLYTCALNGWSLDDYLDPGHPLQQAIAEIVEDLTGQRIARVTVDGCGAPLFSVSLHGLARAAARITTAVPGTPEARVADAMREHAEMASGTGRDVASLMRAVPGLLAKDGFEGVQVAALADGRAVAVKIADGANRARVPVAAAALEWAGVDPDLLTEFRGEALLGGGREVGCVRPVRSLEPVVVSACA; encoded by the coding sequence ATGTACAGCAGCTCCATGGCGGACGCACCCCTTGTCCGCGAACCCCTCCACGCCCCCGTCGCCCACCTCATACGCGGCGGAATGATCGAAGGCACCCACTACGGCTCCGTCGTCGTCCTCGGCGCCGACGGCAAGGTGGATTTCCAGCTCGGTGACATCGAGGCCGCCTTCTACCCACGCTCCGCGCTCAAGCCCGTCCAGGCCGTCGCCATGGTCCGGGCCGGGCTCCCGCTCGACGGCGAGCTCCTCTCGCTCACCGCGGCGAGCCACTCCGGCGAGGAACGCCACCTCGCCGGAACCCGGCGCATCCTCGAACTCGCCGGGCTCACCGAGGACCACCTGCGCAACGTCCCTGACATGCCGTTCGACCCGGTCGTCCGGGACGCCTGGGTGCGGGAGGGCCGCCTGCCCTCCCGGCTCGCCCAGAACTGCTCCGGCAAGCACGCGGCGATGCTGTACACCTGCGCGCTCAACGGCTGGTCCCTGGACGACTACCTCGACCCCGGTCACCCCCTTCAGCAGGCCATCGCGGAGATCGTCGAGGACCTCACCGGGCAGCGGATCGCACGGGTGACCGTCGACGGGTGCGGGGCGCCGCTGTTCTCCGTGTCGCTCCATGGGCTCGCCCGCGCGGCCGCTCGTATCACCACCGCGGTGCCGGGCACGCCGGAGGCGCGGGTCGCCGACGCGATGCGTGAGCATGCGGAGATGGCCTCCGGCACCGGGCGGGACGTGGCCTCGTTGATGCGGGCCGTGCCGGGGCTGCTGGCCAAGGACGGGTTCGAGGGCGTTCAGGTCGCTGCGCTGGCGGACGGGCGGGCCGTCGCGGTGAAGATCGCCGACGGGGCGAACCGGGCGCGGGTGCCGGTTGCCGCGGCGGCGCTTGAGTGGGCCGGGGTGGACCCCGACCTGCTCACCGAATTCCGGGGCGAGGCCCTCTTGGGCGGTGGCCGGGAGGTCGGGTGTGTGCGGCCCGTTCGTTCGCTGGAGCCGGTTGTTGTTTCGGCTTGCGCCTAG
- the aspA gene encoding aspartate ammonia-lyase: MTATVRSEHDLLGDRDIPADAYWGVHTLRATENFPITGTPISAYPHLIDALAAVKEAAALANEELGLLEGKKAAAIVAACREIRSGKLHDQFVVDVIQGGAGTSTNMNANEVVANRALELLGFEKGQYQHLHPNEDVNLGQSTNDVYPTAVKIATVFAVRGLLKAMAVLQDAFARKAVEFRDVLKMGRTQLQDAVPMTLGQEFSAYAVMIDEDRSRLAEAVELIHEINLGATAIGTGLNAHAGYAESARRHLAGITGLQLVTAANLVEATQDCGAFVQMSGVLKRIAVKLSKSCNDLRLLSSGPRAGLGEINLPPVQAGSSIMPGKVNPVIPEVVNQVAFEVIGNDVAITMAAEAGQLQLNAFEPIILHSLSESITHLRAACLTLAERCVDGITANTEALRRTVENSIGLVTALNPHIGYTAATDIAKEALVSGRGVAELVLEKGLLPAETLADLLRPEIVAGSGQALA, translated from the coding sequence ATGACCGCCACCGTCCGCAGTGAGCACGACCTGCTCGGCGACCGTGACATCCCCGCCGATGCCTACTGGGGCGTGCACACCCTGCGCGCCACCGAGAACTTCCCCATCACCGGGACGCCGATCTCCGCCTACCCCCACCTCATCGACGCCCTCGCCGCCGTCAAGGAGGCCGCCGCCCTCGCCAACGAGGAGCTCGGGCTGCTGGAGGGCAAGAAGGCCGCTGCCATCGTCGCCGCCTGTCGGGAGATCCGGTCCGGCAAACTGCACGACCAGTTCGTCGTCGACGTCATCCAGGGCGGCGCCGGCACGTCGACCAACATGAACGCCAACGAGGTCGTCGCCAACCGGGCGTTGGAGCTGCTGGGGTTCGAGAAGGGGCAGTACCAGCACCTGCACCCCAACGAGGACGTCAACCTCGGCCAGTCGACCAACGACGTCTACCCGACCGCCGTCAAGATCGCGACGGTGTTCGCGGTGCGCGGGCTGCTCAAGGCGATGGCTGTACTCCAGGACGCTTTCGCCCGAAAGGCCGTCGAATTCCGCGACGTGCTCAAGATGGGCCGTACGCAGTTGCAGGACGCGGTGCCCATGACGCTCGGTCAGGAGTTCTCCGCGTATGCCGTCATGATCGACGAGGACCGGTCCCGTCTTGCCGAGGCGGTCGAGCTGATCCATGAGATCAACCTGGGTGCGACGGCCATCGGTACCGGGCTGAACGCCCACGCCGGGTACGCCGAGTCGGCCCGCCGCCACCTCGCCGGGATCACCGGGCTCCAACTGGTCACCGCGGCCAACCTGGTCGAGGCGACCCAGGACTGCGGCGCGTTCGTCCAGATGTCCGGCGTCCTCAAGCGCATCGCCGTCAAGCTCAGCAAGAGCTGCAACGATCTGCGGCTGCTGTCGTCCGGTCCGCGTGCGGGTCTGGGCGAGATCAACCTGCCTCCGGTGCAGGCCGGTTCGTCGATCATGCCCGGCAAGGTCAACCCGGTGATCCCCGAGGTCGTCAACCAGGTCGCCTTCGAGGTGATCGGCAACGACGTCGCCATCACCATGGCCGCCGAGGCCGGACAGCTCCAGCTCAACGCCTTCGAGCCGATCATCCTGCACTCCCTGTCGGAGTCCATCACCCATCTGCGGGCCGCCTGTCTGACCCTCGCCGAGCGCTGCGTGGACGGCATCACCGCCAACACCGAGGCCCTGCGCCGGACCGTGGAGAACTCCATCGGCCTGGTCACCGCCCTGAACCCGCACATCGGCTACACGGCCGCCACCGACATCGCCAAGGAGGCCCTCGTCAGCGGCCGCGGCGTCGCCGAACTCGTCCTGGAGAAGGGCCTGTTGCCCGCCGAGACCCTCGCCGACCTGCTCCGCCCGGAGATCGTCGCGGGCAGCGGCCAGGCCCTGGCCTGA
- a CDS encoding glutaminase, producing MVIMAASTSSLTFQPILERIAEEIGRTPGRGRPADYIPALAACDPRSFGMAVAERDGTVYGVGDWREPFSTQSITKVFTLALDLAREGDELWEHVGREPSGNPFNSLIQLEYENGIPRNPFINAGALVVTDRLQTRTGDAAGELLAFLRAESGNPTLDFDRDIAASESTHGDRNAALGHFMASYGNIDNPVPVLLDQYFRQCSVTASCADLALATTFLARHGVRADGTRLLTRSQAKQVNAVMLTCGTYDAAGEFAYRVGLPGKSGVGGGIIAVVPGRCTLCVWSPGLDERGNSVAGVAALDRFTTLTGLSVF from the coding sequence ATGGTGATCATGGCAGCGTCGACGTCGTCACTGACCTTCCAGCCGATCCTGGAGCGCATCGCGGAGGAGATCGGGCGGACCCCCGGCCGCGGCCGGCCCGCCGACTACATCCCGGCGCTCGCGGCCTGCGACCCGCGCAGCTTCGGCATGGCCGTCGCGGAACGCGACGGCACGGTGTACGGCGTGGGGGACTGGCGCGAGCCGTTCTCCACGCAGTCCATCACCAAGGTCTTCACCCTCGCCCTCGACCTGGCACGGGAGGGCGACGAACTCTGGGAGCACGTGGGTCGCGAGCCCTCCGGCAACCCCTTCAACTCCCTGATCCAGCTGGAGTACGAGAACGGCATCCCCCGCAACCCGTTCATCAACGCCGGCGCCCTCGTCGTCACCGACCGACTCCAGACCCGTACCGGAGACGCGGCGGGCGAACTCCTGGCCTTCCTGCGCGCCGAGAGCGGCAACCCCACCCTGGACTTCGACAGGGACATCGCCGCCTCCGAGTCCACGCACGGCGACCGCAACGCCGCCCTCGGCCACTTCATGGCGTCGTACGGCAACATCGACAACCCCGTGCCGGTCCTGCTCGACCAGTACTTCCGCCAGTGCTCCGTCACGGCGTCCTGCGCCGACCTCGCCCTGGCCACCACCTTCCTGGCCCGCCATGGCGTCCGCGCCGACGGCACCCGACTGCTCACCCGCAGCCAGGCCAAACAGGTCAACGCGGTCATGCTGACCTGCGGGACGTACGACGCGGCGGGCGAATTCGCGTACCGGGTGGGCCTGCCCGGCAAGAGCGGAGTGGGCGGCGGCATCATCGCGGTGGTGCCGGGGCGGTGCACGTTGTGCGTGTGGAGCCCGGGCCTGGATGAACGGGGCAATTCGGTGGCAGGGGTGGCGGCTCTGGACAGATTCACCACCTTGACGGGCCTGTCGGTGTTCTAG
- the mptB gene encoding polyprenol phosphomannose-dependent alpha 1,6 mannosyltransferase MptB — protein MAFPIDLRRCQILGLAGTAFLALGGESAGALPVREILAPSSAHAALGLVGVYFGVVLLIAAWLMLGRLVRSADPPTPRALLLVLAVWATPLLIAPPLFSRDVYSYLAQGAMVDAHIDVYSYGPSHLGGPLADEVAPLWRHTGAPYGPVFLGVASALSAVTRGELPAGLLGMRLIALLGVALMAAALPRLARHSGADPSAALWLGALNPLVLLHLVAGAHNDAIMLGLLGAGLVAALGRWPVLGAVLVTLAALVKAPAALGLAAVVLLQMRAGHHPVKAVVTTAAASAATTVAATAVAGTGYGWIGALDTPVSSQNWALTSLLGRATASLLEQAGSDLAPLAVPVWHTFGIVLTAVLVLLIWWRWRPRPVYALGLSLAAVAAFGPAIRPWYALWGLFLIAAAAPSTSVRHRVAALTGVLALAVLPSGGAADVGQLVLAVSGGALAVVVLWQAHLAAQAPALERTA, from the coding sequence ATGGCTTTCCCCATCGATCTCCGCCGCTGCCAGATCCTCGGTCTGGCAGGCACCGCCTTCCTCGCCCTGGGCGGTGAGTCGGCAGGTGCGCTGCCGGTCCGGGAAATCCTGGCCCCGAGCTCGGCGCACGCGGCGCTGGGCCTGGTCGGCGTCTACTTCGGCGTCGTCCTGCTGATAGCGGCGTGGCTGATGCTCGGGCGCCTCGTGCGCAGCGCCGATCCGCCGACGCCACGGGCCCTGCTGCTGGTGCTGGCGGTGTGGGCCACCCCGCTGCTGATCGCGCCGCCGCTGTTCAGCCGGGACGTGTACAGCTACCTGGCCCAAGGTGCCATGGTCGACGCGCACATCGACGTGTACTCGTACGGCCCCTCCCACCTCGGTGGCCCGCTCGCGGACGAGGTCGCCCCGCTGTGGCGGCACACCGGGGCCCCGTACGGCCCGGTGTTCCTCGGCGTCGCCTCCGCCCTGTCCGCCGTGACCCGCGGTGAACTCCCCGCCGGGCTGCTCGGCATGCGCCTGATAGCCCTCCTCGGGGTGGCGCTGATGGCGGCCGCGCTGCCGCGCCTGGCCCGGCACAGCGGAGCCGACCCGTCCGCGGCGCTGTGGCTGGGGGCCCTGAACCCGCTCGTGCTGCTGCACCTGGTGGCGGGCGCCCACAACGACGCCATCATGCTCGGCCTGCTCGGTGCCGGCCTGGTCGCCGCGCTCGGCCGGTGGCCGGTCCTGGGCGCCGTACTCGTCACGCTCGCCGCTCTCGTCAAGGCGCCCGCGGCGCTGGGCCTCGCCGCGGTCGTACTGCTCCAGATGCGGGCCGGGCACCACCCGGTGAAGGCCGTGGTCACCACGGCGGCCGCGTCCGCCGCCACCACGGTCGCCGCGACGGCCGTGGCAGGCACGGGATACGGCTGGATAGGCGCCCTGGACACCCCGGTCTCCTCGCAGAACTGGGCGCTCACCAGCCTGCTCGGCCGTGCCACCGCCTCGCTGCTGGAGCAGGCCGGCAGTGACCTGGCGCCGCTGGCCGTCCCCGTCTGGCACACCTTCGGCATCGTGCTCACGGCGGTCCTGGTGCTGCTCATATGGTGGCGCTGGCGACCACGCCCCGTGTACGCGCTCGGTCTGAGCCTGGCGGCCGTGGCCGCCTTCGGACCGGCGATCCGCCCCTGGTACGCCCTGTGGGGCCTGTTCCTCATCGCCGCCGCCGCGCCCAGCACCTCGGTACGGCACCGGGTGGCGGCCCTGACGGGAGTGCTCGCGCTCGCCGTCCTGCCCAGCGGCGGCGCCGCGGACGTCGGCCAGCTGGTGCTGGCGGTCTCCGGGGGCGCGCTCGCCGTGGTCGTTCTGTGGCAGGCGCATCTCGCTGCGCAGGCCCCGGCTCTGGAGCGCACCGCATGA
- a CDS encoding glycosyltransferase 87 family protein: MRLPRTDRGRLVLVLVLAAAVTVFTATVPLLRDWFDLRVYYGTVDSWIHHGGRLYDYRVPGTTYGFTYPPFAAVVMLPMALVGLHVAIAMALLLNLAALAFSLRVLAGRSWRRYGWYGCALVACGLALFEPLRDTFSFGQVNILLLALVLLDCWLLATGRERWAGVGIGLAAAIKLTPAAFIGLLLVARRWRAAAVATAVAAAATALAAWVAPDASRFYWTHAMWDTTRVGRLDYVSNQSLQGILARLDVSSREAWAVVVLVVLGVWVARTRRAVVAGDWTAAFALTGLTACLVSPITWVHHLVWLLPSFAVLVRAGHLRIAGALHAVLCTSVVWLWFDDASGVDGFLGSNAYAWITLGLLLWLPVGQLGVDRSTLPRVTSDTAPAPIPAAPAIAKASAQPGSASGSTAATTGTVAGPGPGLGLTRNASSEPTGSTRPAAPNPQSSSSPASS, from the coding sequence ATGAGACTTCCGCGTACCGACCGCGGCCGGCTCGTGCTGGTCCTCGTGCTCGCCGCCGCCGTGACCGTCTTCACCGCCACCGTGCCGCTGCTGCGCGACTGGTTCGACCTGCGCGTCTACTACGGCACCGTGGACAGCTGGATCCACCACGGCGGCCGTCTCTACGACTACCGGGTGCCCGGCACGACGTACGGCTTCACCTACCCGCCGTTCGCCGCCGTCGTCATGCTGCCCATGGCGCTGGTCGGTCTGCACGTCGCGATCGCGATGGCGCTGCTGCTCAACCTGGCGGCACTGGCCTTCTCGCTGCGGGTGCTGGCGGGACGGTCCTGGCGGCGCTACGGCTGGTACGGCTGTGCCCTCGTCGCGTGCGGGCTGGCCCTGTTCGAACCGCTGCGGGACACCTTCAGCTTCGGCCAGGTGAACATCCTGCTGCTCGCCCTGGTGCTCCTCGACTGCTGGTTGCTCGCGACGGGCCGGGAGCGCTGGGCGGGCGTGGGCATCGGGCTCGCGGCCGCGATCAAGCTGACGCCGGCCGCGTTCATTGGCCTGCTCCTGGTGGCCCGGCGCTGGCGAGCCGCCGCAGTGGCCACGGCCGTCGCCGCCGCGGCCACGGCGCTGGCGGCCTGGGTGGCCCCCGACGCCTCCCGCTTCTACTGGACGCACGCGATGTGGGACACCACCCGCGTGGGCCGCCTCGACTACGTCTCCAACCAGTCGCTGCAGGGCATCCTGGCCCGGCTGGACGTGTCGAGCCGCGAGGCCTGGGCGGTCGTGGTGCTGGTGGTCCTGGGCGTCTGGGTGGCGCGCACCCGCCGCGCGGTCGTGGCGGGGGACTGGACGGCGGCGTTCGCCCTGACCGGGCTGACCGCCTGTCTGGTCAGCCCGATCACCTGGGTCCACCACCTGGTGTGGCTGCTGCCGTCGTTCGCCGTCCTCGTCCGCGCCGGGCACCTGCGGATCGCGGGCGCCCTGCACGCCGTGTTGTGCACCAGCGTGGTGTGGCTGTGGTTCGACGACGCGTCCGGTGTCGACGGCTTCCTCGGCAGCAACGCCTACGCCTGGATCACGCTCGGCCTGCTGCTGTGGCTGCCCGTCGGTCAACTCGGCGTCGACCGCTCGACCCTGCCCCGGGTCACCAGCGACACGGCACCGGCGCCCATCCCGGCGGCGCCCGCGATCGCGAAGGCCTCGGCCCAGCCGGGCTCGGCCTCCGGTTCCACCGCCGCGACCACGGGCACGGTCGCGGGCCCCGGCCCCGGCCTCGGCCTGACCCGCAACGCGTCCAGCGAGCCCACCGGTTCGACCCGCCCGGCCGCCCCGAACCCCCAGTCGAGCAGTTCGCCGGCCTCCTCGTAG
- the rho gene encoding transcription termination factor Rho, which translates to MITTLEHPPVQQQTPAVTGVLDIDASGKGHLRADNLWPTPSDLQVSPALIRRYGLRKGDLVDGVRGDRRTLTEVAHVNGRAPARNRPSFGDLTPLHPRERIRLEHRASGLAGRVHDLIAPVGKGQRGLIVAPPKTGKTVLLQQIAAAVAGNHPECRLMVVLLDERPEEVTDMRRSVRGEVYASTFDRAPKQHIALAELVIERAKRLVEAGEDVVILLDSLTRLCRAHNNAAGSGGRTLSGGVDAAALQGPKRFFGAARLAEEGGSLTILATALVETGSRADDFYFEELKSTGNMELRLSRDLASRRVFPAVDITPSGTRREELLLPPAELTAVRGLRRALQTRDGQSTLETLLERMRETPDNATFLRRIQPTLPGE; encoded by the coding sequence ATGATCACCACACTCGAACACCCCCCAGTCCAGCAGCAGACCCCGGCCGTCACCGGTGTCCTCGACATCGACGCGAGCGGCAAGGGGCACCTGCGCGCCGACAACCTGTGGCCCACGCCCTCCGACCTTCAGGTCTCCCCCGCGCTCATCCGCCGCTACGGCCTGCGCAAGGGCGACCTCGTCGACGGTGTACGCGGCGACCGGCGCACCCTCACCGAAGTCGCCCACGTCAACGGCCGCGCCCCGGCCAGGAACCGCCCCAGCTTCGGCGATCTGACGCCACTGCACCCGCGTGAGCGGATCCGCCTCGAACACCGGGCGTCCGGCCTGGCCGGGCGTGTCCACGACCTGATCGCCCCTGTCGGCAAGGGTCAGCGGGGCCTGATCGTCGCCCCGCCCAAGACCGGCAAGACCGTGCTGCTCCAGCAGATCGCGGCCGCCGTCGCGGGTAACCACCCGGAGTGCCGGCTGATGGTGGTGCTCCTCGACGAACGCCCCGAGGAGGTCACCGACATGCGGCGCTCGGTGCGGGGCGAGGTGTATGCCTCGACCTTCGACCGGGCACCCAAGCAGCACATCGCGCTGGCCGAGCTCGTCATCGAACGCGCCAAGCGGCTCGTCGAGGCGGGCGAGGACGTCGTCATCCTGCTCGACTCCCTGACCCGGCTGTGCCGGGCGCACAACAACGCGGCCGGGTCCGGTGGCCGCACCCTGAGCGGCGGCGTCGACGCGGCCGCGCTGCAGGGGCCGAAGCGGTTCTTCGGTGCCGCGCGCCTCGCCGAGGAGGGCGGTTCGCTCACCATCCTCGCCACGGCCCTCGTGGAGACCGGCTCCCGGGCCGACGACTTCTATTTCGAGGAGCTCAAGAGCACCGGCAACATGGAGCTGCGTCTGAGCCGGGACCTCGCCTCCCGCCGCGTCTTCCCCGCCGTCGACATCACCCCCTCCGGTACCCGCCGCGAGGAACTGCTCCTGCCCCCGGCCGAGTTGACCGCCGTGCGCGGACTGCGCCGGGCCCTGCAGACCCGGGACGGCCAGTCCACCCTGGAGACGCTGCTGGAGCGCATGCGCGAGACGCCCGACAACGCCACGTTCCTTCGGCGGATCCAGCCGACACTTCCCGGCGAATGA
- a CDS encoding class I SAM-dependent methyltransferase, translating into MTTDEHARMMSANQANWDARTPVHLASRFYGLDRDLDPARWFASFEWDDLGELAGRDVLHLQCHLGTETIAFAQRGARAVGLDFSAASVAAAGGIAQRAGLDVTYVQANVYDAVEALGRRQFDVVYTGKGALCYLPDLDRWAGVVARLLRPGGRLYIVEFHPLLNSLGPKPGPGEGPELLLRHDYLGGDGAVHRDATRSYTDGPAVEGATDSYEWMHGIGEVVEALSGAGLNIRRLRESDELPWQRWPHMERTPSGWWRLPEPRIPLLYGLLATR; encoded by the coding sequence ATGACCACCGACGAGCACGCGCGGATGATGTCGGCCAACCAGGCGAACTGGGACGCCCGCACCCCCGTCCACCTCGCCAGCCGGTTCTACGGCCTCGACCGGGATCTCGATCCCGCGCGCTGGTTCGCCTCCTTCGAATGGGACGACCTCGGTGAGCTGGCCGGCCGCGATGTGCTCCATCTGCAGTGCCATCTCGGCACCGAGACGATCGCCTTCGCGCAGCGCGGCGCGCGGGCCGTCGGCCTGGACTTCTCCGCGGCGTCCGTGGCTGCCGCGGGCGGCATCGCACAGCGGGCCGGGCTCGACGTCACGTACGTACAGGCCAATGTGTACGACGCCGTGGAGGCCCTGGGGCGGCGTCAGTTCGACGTGGTGTACACCGGCAAGGGCGCGCTGTGCTACCTGCCCGACCTCGACCGCTGGGCCGGTGTCGTGGCCCGACTCCTGCGTCCGGGCGGGCGGTTGTACATCGTGGAGTTCCACCCGCTGCTCAATTCCCTCGGTCCCAAGCCCGGTCCGGGCGAGGGGCCCGAGCTGCTCCTGCGCCATGACTACCTGGGCGGCGACGGTGCCGTGCACCGGGACGCGACACGCAGCTACACCGACGGCCCTGCCGTCGAAGGCGCCACGGACAGTTATGAGTGGATGCACGGAATAGGAGAGGTCGTAGAAGCGTTGAGCGGAGCAGGACTGAACATCCGGCGGCTGCGTGAGAGCGACGAGCTGCCCTGGCAGCGCTGGCCGCATATGGAGCGCACCCCCTCCGGCTGGTGGCGTCTCCCCGAGCCGCGCATCCCACTGCTTTACGGATTGCTCGCCACGCGCTGA
- a CDS encoding YciI family protein produces the protein MLLVCGDDTADASGMTPVEPWVEDLGDRRVRLHGHRLALPGRAVTVRVRGGEVLRSDGPFAETKEYVAGFDILECDSLEEAIEAAARHPVAAVGAMEVRPFWEEEDAETRIRALDAELTSALRERDVDRMAACYAPDVAEFRDGRELRGIGSLRKSMEEGLGHVTGPVTREVLDFRVHVDESIAFGHALVRLRATRTDGAPIDDLMRVTTGYRDAGLRWLIAHEHVSPTTEERS, from the coding sequence ATGCTGCTCGTCTGCGGTGACGACACCGCCGACGCCTCGGGCATGACCCCCGTAGAGCCCTGGGTCGAAGACCTCGGCGACCGCCGGGTACGCCTGCACGGCCACCGGCTCGCGCTCCCCGGCCGGGCGGTCACCGTGCGGGTGCGCGGCGGCGAGGTGCTGCGCAGCGACGGCCCGTTCGCGGAGACGAAGGAGTACGTCGCCGGGTTCGACATCCTGGAGTGCGACAGCCTGGAGGAGGCGATCGAGGCGGCCGCGCGGCATCCCGTGGCCGCCGTCGGGGCCATGGAGGTGCGGCCCTTCTGGGAGGAGGAGGACGCCGAGACGCGGATCCGCGCGCTGGACGCCGAGCTGACCTCGGCGCTGCGGGAGCGTGACGTCGACCGCATGGCTGCCTGCTACGCGCCGGATGTGGCGGAGTTCCGCGACGGTCGGGAACTGCGGGGGATCGGGTCCCTGCGCAAGTCGATGGAGGAAGGGCTCGGGCACGTCACCGGCCCTGTCACCCGTGAGGTACTGGACTTCCGCGTCCACGTCGACGAGAGCATCGCCTTCGGCCACGCCCTCGTCCGCCTGCGCGCCACCCGTACGGACGGTGCGCCTATCGACGACCTGATGCGCGTCACCACCGGCTACCGCGACGCCGGTCTGCGCTGGCTGATCGCGCACGAGCACGTCTCTCCCACCACCGAGGAGCGGTCATGA
- a CDS encoding YciI family protein yields MKYVLFICTPAGGEELSPEEIAEDPRFTSYIDEVRSRDVVKGGARLRPHTDATTVRVQGDEVLLSDGPFVESKEYVAGIDIIEVADLDEAISLASRHPAALGGGSVEVRPVWE; encoded by the coding sequence ATGAAGTACGTCCTGTTCATCTGCACCCCTGCCGGCGGCGAGGAACTCAGCCCCGAGGAGATCGCCGAGGACCCCCGCTTCACCTCGTACATCGACGAGGTCCGCAGCCGTGACGTAGTCAAGGGCGGAGCCCGCCTGCGCCCGCACACCGACGCCACGACCGTCCGCGTCCAAGGCGACGAAGTGCTGCTCAGCGACGGACCCTTCGTGGAGTCCAAGGAGTACGTCGCCGGCATCGACATCATCGAGGTCGCCGACCTGGACGAGGCCATCTCGCTGGCGTCCCGGCATCCCGCTGCCCTCGGCGGCGGCTCGGTCGAAGTGCGGCCGGTCTGGGAGTGA
- a CDS encoding RNA polymerase sigma factor, with product MSATNAVEEAVAAAFREEWGQVVATLIRVTGDWDLAEECAQDAFAQALDRWRRDGVPRRPGAWLTTTARNRALDVLRREAVGAAKLREVAVLARDEPPYGPENDSGDGSGVQDDRLRLIFTCCHPALPIEARVALTLRTLAGLTTPEIARAFLVPEATMAQRLVRAKRKIRNAGIPYRIPPAHLLPERTTGVLGVIYLLFNEGYAATAGADLVRTNLCAEAIRLARVLARLMPDEPEVLGLLALLLLHDARRHTRVDAAGDLVTLEDQDRTAWDRAEADEGAALLETALRRGRPGPYQIQAAIAACHTTVPTAEDTDWADIAALYGELARLVPSAVVRLNRAVAVGMAEGTDAGLALVAELEEQGDLAGYHLLPATRADLLRRSGRTDEAAQAYLRALELVENDAERRFLERRLAECRSG from the coding sequence GTGAGCGCCACGAACGCCGTCGAGGAAGCCGTCGCCGCCGCCTTCCGCGAGGAATGGGGCCAGGTCGTCGCCACCCTGATCCGGGTGACCGGCGACTGGGACCTCGCCGAGGAGTGCGCCCAGGACGCCTTCGCGCAGGCCCTCGACCGGTGGCGGCGCGACGGAGTGCCGCGCCGCCCCGGCGCCTGGCTGACCACGACCGCCCGCAACCGAGCCCTGGACGTACTGCGCCGGGAGGCGGTGGGAGCGGCGAAACTCCGGGAGGTGGCGGTGCTGGCCCGCGACGAACCGCCGTACGGACCCGAGAACGACAGCGGTGACGGCAGCGGCGTGCAGGACGACCGGCTGCGGCTGATCTTCACCTGCTGTCATCCCGCGCTGCCCATCGAGGCCAGGGTCGCACTGACGCTGCGCACGCTCGCGGGGCTGACCACACCGGAGATCGCGCGCGCCTTCCTCGTCCCCGAGGCGACCATGGCGCAGCGTCTGGTGCGCGCCAAGCGGAAGATCCGCAACGCCGGAATCCCGTACCGGATCCCGCCCGCGCACCTCCTGCCCGAGCGCACGACGGGCGTGCTCGGTGTGATCTACCTGCTGTTCAACGAGGGCTACGCGGCGACCGCCGGTGCCGATCTCGTCCGTACGAACCTCTGCGCCGAGGCGATCCGCCTGGCCCGCGTCCTGGCCCGGCTCATGCCCGACGAGCCCGAGGTGCTCGGCCTGCTCGCGCTCCTGCTGCTGCACGACGCCCGCCGGCACACCCGCGTGGACGCCGCCGGCGACCTGGTGACCCTGGAGGACCAGGACCGTACGGCCTGGGACCGTGCCGAGGCCGACGAGGGCGCCGCCCTGCTGGAGACCGCGCTGCGGCGCGGACGCCCCGGGCCGTACCAGATCCAGGCCGCCATCGCCGCCTGCCACACCACCGTGCCCACCGCCGAGGACACCGACTGGGCCGACATCGCCGCCCTGTACGGCGAGTTGGCGCGTCTGGTGCCCTCCGCCGTGGTCCGTCTGAACCGTGCGGTGGCCGTCGGCATGGCCGAGGGCACGGACGCGGGCCTCGCCCTGGTCGCGGAGCTGGAGGAGCAGGGCGATCTGGCCGGGTACCACCTGCTGCCGGCCACCCGCGCCGATCTGCTGCGCCGCAGCGGCCGTACGGACGAGGCGGCGCAGGCGTACCTCAGGGCGCTGGAGCTGGTGGAGAACGACGCGGAGCGGAGGTTCCTCGAAAGGCGGCTCGCGGAGTGTCGATCCGGGTGA